In Canis lupus familiaris isolate Mischka breed German Shepherd chromosome 15, alternate assembly UU_Cfam_GSD_1.0, whole genome shotgun sequence, the genomic stretch tctggcctccaCACCTTTGCTCGTGCTGTTTCCTCTAGCTGGGATACCTTACCAGACATCTTCACCTGGGTGTGCTGCAAACACCTCATATTAAATATGccccaaattcattttctttccatgccACCTCCCCAACTTACCCCTCTCCTCTCACATTACCTACCTTAGTGAATGCTACCATCCAGTTCCCTAAGCCAGAAAACCAGGCATTCATCCTAGAGtattcctatttcttcatttccacaAATAATTAGCCTCCCAATTCTATggattccatcttttttttttttttttattccatcttttaAATACTGTTCAAATCtgatccctcctctcctccccactatCATGGTCTTAGTTCAAGCCACGACTGCGGCAAAAGCTTCCCAACCCTGGTCCACTTCACCATCACATCGCTTCTCAATGGACAAACTGAAGGTTCTAACACATACATCTGACCACATCATGTTCCTACATAAAACCCTTCAAAGCACCCTCATAGCGTTCGGCATAAGAGCCGCATTACTCAGCATGATTTACAAGGGCCTTCATATTTGACCCACCACTTGCCACTTCCTCCACTTCTCCACGCATTACTGGAATTTCAGTCACATGCTGAGCTAGCCATGGGCTTCCCCACCACCAGGTCCCCAGGCCCTTGCACTCTTTGCCTGTAAATACCTTTTCCAGATTCACCGTATGGTTAAGTCAGTCCTGCAAGACTTATCCTCCATTTCCTCCTCAAAGCTTAGACACCTGGCTCAGGtgctcctcctctcttctcacaCAGCGCGGGGCTCATACAGGGCATTATGACAGGGTTAGCTGTCCCTGATTCACTTGTCTACccgcaacacccccccccccacggtAACAATTGTATTCCTTGCCACCAGGGCCAAGTGCCTCATTCAATATGTGCCTCAAACATATGAAGGGCGCTGGGAACGAGTGGgtgaatgagaaaataatgtgCTGAGCTGTCCCGTTTTTCACTTGAACAAGGAACCCTACAAAGAGCTTCCCTACTAAGTTCTAATACTAACCTCTGCCTTAAAAGCTTCTCCTCTTCTCATCAAGCTTATTGTTATTTATCCTTCAAAATCCATCTTAAATTCTGCTCCGCAGAAGGGATTTTCCtgaggctccccccaccccacccccgccccccgtcaTATATTTCCATAGTACCCTGTTCTTCCGAACACTCATCACATTTATCATTACTTCTCAAACGGCCCTGCAACAACTGTTAGCTccatgggggcaggggctggcctGTTTGGTTTCAAAACTGCATTCCCTGGGTATGGCGGCGCCTGACGGAATAAACAGAATTTGTTACACTGAATTTAATCCTGCGGGGGGTAAGCAGAGATCTCCGCTTAAAAGAcgaggaaaaaaatgaggctcaAGGAAGCTAAATAATGCATCTAGGGCTACAGGTACTTAGCAGTGGGGCCAGCCCAAACCTGAGCCAGCGGATTTCAGGTCTAGAAGCACGCAGCAACACCTTCCAAAAAGTTAACTAAGCCTTTCCGAACTGGAGCGACAGAcctggaggaaggagaggctACCTGGCTGCAAATACAAAGACCTGTCCCACTCTCTTTTGAAAAActccccagggatcccaaacaggTTGcagtaaacagaaaacaaaacaaacaccaccaccaccaccctcaaaCCACGCAGCGGGAGGTCTTTAACCTGCAGCTGCCAGCGAGACGACACCGACCGGAAGACCActcagaggtggagagagaggttCCTGGGAAATAGTCGTGGGGAGGATCTGGAACTAATGATCTAAGGAATTGAGGTCTGGATTCCAACTGTGTCCCTACTCGCTGTTAAGATCCCAGACCAGCTTCTACGCTCCGGGGGATCAATTTACCCCTCCGTGCAATGGGGatgagatgggggggggggggggacagggaagACTCTAAGGTATCGCGGGTTCCTCAGGAATGCCTACGTCTGGGCACGTTAGGAATCGGGCCCCGCCGAGGCTGACAGGATTTCACAGCGGAGGAGCCTCCCCAGAAGAGCCCGGCTCAGTTGGTCACCCTGGCCCCACCTCAAGAGACCGCGCCCAGGATCCCGGGTCGGCCCGAGGGCCTCCTCTCCGGCCCCTTCAGTAGGGCCCACCACACGCGCACAGGCCGGACGGGCCGTCAACAAAGCCACGGGCCGGTGGGCCGCGGAGCGGACCCCAGTCCCCACCCGGCCGCGTCCCCTCACCTCAGAGTTCCGCCTCACCTCCCGACTGCGAGCAGCCGCTCTCCACTTCCGGCAAGAACCGCCCAGCAATCTTCGCGCGACCCACTTCCGGGCCCTCACTGGGCGCGGCGCCCCCACCGGAAACGGCCGGCCGCCGAGACGCCGAGGTGGAGGAGAGACCCGGGAGGAAGTCTGGCCGCCCCGCTCGCGGCTCCGCCCCCTATTCTCCACGCCCGGAAGGGAGAATCCTCGCCCGCCCGGGGGCCCTTGGCGGagagccccgcccccagggcgCGAGCGGCCGGGGAGCGCGCTCCAGGATAGGCCACGCCTCTCCGCCGCCTGGCGGGGCCCAGTCGCCCGGGCCAATGAAGGGCCGGAGTCGCCGGCGAGGCTCCACCTCCGCGGAGGGAGGACAGGTGAGTGGCTAATTAGCGCTCCTATCGCTGTGGTCGcggtggccgtggccgtggccgaGGCCGGTGCCTTCGCCCAGCCGACTGGAAGGGGTATTGGAGGGACGAGGAGGCCGATTCCCGGGGGGCGGGGATCCCGGGCAGTCGTCTACTCGCCGAGGAGATAGGGGCGCAGCTCCGCCTCGTTGGGCGTgcgtgcctcagtttcccggTTGGGACCTGGGGCGGCCGTTGTTCCGGACCGTGTTCTGGCGGTACCTGCCGAGGCTGGCGTGGGGGCCCAGCCCTGGGTTTCCGGGCGTGGCCGCCTTCGCGCCGCGCGCCGGGCCCCCCGGGTCGGGAAGGTGGAGGCTCGCCCCACTTCCTGTTTGTTCCGTGCGCGCTGTGACCATAGATGGTCAGGTCTGGGGCCGCTCGGAAGCCTCCGCCCCGCGGTTTCGGAGCCCTTCCTCGCCGCGCGCTGGGTGTGGTCCCCGAGAATAAGATGAGCGGAATTAGAGAAGATCCCGCTCCACCTCCACTCCGCTAAAACCCAGTTTGTGGGGCCTCCTCGCCgaggcggggggctggggtggcgcggggagggggggtgcccTGCCGCCTGGCACTCAGTCCGGCCCGCGGGGGAGAGAGACTTCGCTTCCGTGCCGCCGGGGCCTCGGATCAGAGCTTTGTTCCCTCAAGGCTCACACTTTCCAACCGGCGATTAGCCTCCCACAAAgatttatttccagaaaaaaaattggcGAGTGCCAGTGTTCCCACTCCTTCAGCTGAGCTTCTATGACAGCTCCAAGCTTCGCGTTGAATGCAGGCGTTACGTGCCAAAGTCACTCGTTCAACAAATACGGTTCTTATAATGACAGCTACCATTTACTGCGTGTTGACAACGTGCCAGGCCTGTGCTGACGCTTCAAGAACATGTTCATGTGATCCTTAATAGGAACTCTCTGTGGTAGGTACCAGTGGGGCCTCCAGTTTTCAAACG encodes the following:
- the LOC119869301 gene encoding translation initiation factor IF-2-like isoform X1; protein product: MYHLLKEIESGPAEADRISQRRSLPRRARLSWSPWPHLKRPRPGSRVGPRASSPAPSVGPTTRAQAGRAVNKATGRWAAERTPVPTRPRPLTSEFRLTSRLRAAALHFRQEPPSNLRATHFRALTGRGAPTGNGRPPRRRGGGETREEVWPPRSRLRPLFSTPGRENPRPPGGPWRRAPPPGRERPGSALQDRPRLSAAWRGPVARANEGPESPARLHLRGGRTGEWLISAPIAVVAVAVAVAEAGAFAQPTGRGIGGTRRPIPGGRGSRAVVYSPRR